A section of the Nitrospirota bacterium genome encodes:
- a CDS encoding site-2 protease family protein — MDHRPAGNSFADFPPDSPEEKRLSSTSEKEYTKDPPNKKKGVFWSILSLIGLILFKFKSLLVFLKFAKFGITAISMAATAWIYALFYGWAFAAGLVILIFLHEMGHAAAIRMKGIKTGAPVFIPFVGAFIAMKEFPKNVKVESFIAFGGPLAGAVASTFAYMLFKESGNSLYLALAYVGFLMNLFNLIPFSPLDGGRIVAAVSTKIWGVGLVAVLLFFLKTHHPMLLMILLFGAIRLWKSWKEKEEEKEYYDVEPSFRFNMGLSYLGLVIYLGQMTLMTLKLLNRDEFRSGLGTP, encoded by the coding sequence ATGGATCATCGACCTGCGGGCAACTCATTTGCTGATTTCCCTCCCGATTCTCCGGAGGAAAAGAGACTTTCCTCAACCTCTGAAAAAGAGTATACGAAAGATCCTCCAAATAAGAAGAAAGGAGTGTTCTGGTCAATTCTTTCCCTGATAGGATTGATTCTTTTTAAATTTAAAAGTCTTTTGGTCTTTTTGAAGTTTGCCAAATTCGGAATCACTGCGATTTCGATGGCGGCAACGGCATGGATTTATGCATTATTTTATGGATGGGCGTTCGCGGCAGGCCTGGTCATTTTAATCTTCCTGCACGAAATGGGTCACGCGGCGGCAATCCGGATGAAGGGAATTAAGACCGGAGCTCCGGTATTTATCCCTTTTGTCGGTGCCTTCATTGCCATGAAAGAGTTCCCGAAAAATGTGAAAGTGGAATCGTTCATCGCCTTTGGCGGTCCCCTCGCAGGAGCAGTGGCTTCGACATTTGCCTACATGCTTTTTAAAGAATCCGGTAATTCCCTCTATTTGGCCCTGGCCTATGTGGGGTTTTTGATGAATCTTTTTAATTTAATACCATTTAGTCCGCTCGACGGAGGCAGGATTGTTGCCGCAGTATCGACAAAAATTTGGGGTGTGGGGCTTGTTGCAGTGCTTCTTTTTTTTCTGAAAACGCATCATCCGATGCTCCTGATGATCCTCCTGTTCGGGGCAATTCGATTATGGAAAAGCTGGAAAGAAAAAGAAGAAGAGAAAGAATACTATGATGTCGAGCCTTCGTTTCGATTCAATATGGGGCTCTCTTACCTCGGACTCGTGATTTACCTGGGTCAGATGACTCTCATGACCCTGAAACTTCTCAATCGGGATGAATTCAGATCCGGACTCGGTACGCCTTAA